From one Opitutaceae bacterium genomic stretch:
- a CDS encoding Rrf2 family transcriptional regulator: MKLSKRGEYGFRALIAIGLAHELGREIVPLTELSDADRIPTKFLEQILLDLRQGGFLSSVRGKYGGYKLARPAKEIIAGQVVRYLEGPLAPIGCVSQTAYERCSCPDETHCGLRMLMLDVRNAIANILDRYSVADIVEVTLRKMRRDGVLPPYANNSPRTRPQKPGAGRAQTTSLTKPFDLGLDEFFYRDGI; encoded by the coding sequence ATGAAGCTGTCCAAACGCGGCGAATACGGATTTCGCGCCCTCATCGCCATCGGCCTCGCGCACGAGCTTGGTCGCGAGATCGTGCCACTCACCGAGTTGTCGGACGCGGACCGGATCCCCACGAAATTTCTCGAGCAGATCCTGTTGGACCTCCGACAGGGAGGTTTTCTCTCAAGCGTCCGAGGGAAGTACGGCGGCTATAAGCTCGCGCGACCGGCCAAGGAAATCATCGCCGGTCAGGTGGTGCGCTATCTGGAGGGCCCCCTTGCGCCTATCGGTTGCGTGAGCCAAACGGCTTACGAGCGTTGCTCCTGCCCTGACGAGACCCATTGCGGCCTCCGCATGCTGATGCTCGACGTGCGCAATGCCATCGCGAACATTTTGGACCGCTACAGTGTGGCTGACATCGTGGAGGTTACTCTGCGGAAAATGCGACGGGATGGCGTCCTCCCACCATACGCCAACAACTCCCCCCGGACACGCCCCCAGAAACCCGGAGCCGGAAGGGCGCAAACAACGTCGCTCACCAAACCGTTCGATCTCGGGCTGGATGAGTTCTTCTATCGGGACGGAATTTAG
- a CDS encoding sulfate ABC transporter ATP-binding protein: protein MSIRATGITKKFGRYTALDNVDFHAPSGKLVALLGPSGSGKTTLLRILAGLEFADEGSGRIEFHGEDVTATPAGKRGVGFVFQHYALFRHMTVFENIAFGLRVKGRGARPSDDKISDRVHELLKLVQLDGLDRRFPSQLSGGQRQRVALARALAVEPKVLLLDEPFGALDAKVRKELRRWLRQFHDEIHLTTVFVTHDQEEALEIADEVVVMNNARVEQVGAPQEVYDRPASPFVHRFLGQVNVLRDASAWARTGPVHDNGRLASDGLVYVRPHDIEVHLHHSDDLGVPAVLRYVHTAGPRALLTFEVVATGEIIDADLSRSEFISLGLKPADLARLRLRPTQTFHDYAI, encoded by the coding sequence ATGAGCATCCGCGCCACAGGCATCACCAAGAAATTCGGTCGCTACACCGCCCTCGACAACGTGGACTTCCACGCGCCGAGCGGAAAGCTGGTGGCTCTGCTCGGCCCGTCCGGTTCGGGCAAAACCACGCTCCTGCGCATCCTGGCAGGCCTTGAGTTTGCCGATGAAGGCAGTGGCCGCATCGAATTCCACGGCGAGGACGTCACCGCCACACCCGCCGGCAAGCGCGGTGTCGGCTTCGTTTTCCAGCACTATGCACTCTTCCGCCACATGACGGTGTTTGAGAACATCGCCTTTGGCCTGCGTGTGAAGGGGCGTGGTGCGCGTCCCTCGGACGACAAGATTTCCGACCGGGTGCATGAACTCTTGAAGTTGGTGCAGTTGGACGGGTTGGACCGACGCTTCCCCTCGCAGCTCTCGGGCGGACAACGCCAACGCGTTGCGCTCGCACGCGCGCTCGCGGTGGAGCCGAAGGTGCTGCTTCTCGACGAACCGTTTGGCGCCCTTGACGCCAAGGTCCGCAAGGAGCTTCGCCGCTGGCTTCGCCAATTCCACGACGAGATCCACCTGACCACGGTCTTCGTGACACATGACCAGGAGGAGGCGCTGGAGATTGCGGACGAGGTCGTGGTCATGAACAACGCTCGCGTTGAACAGGTCGGCGCACCGCAGGAGGTGTATGACCGCCCTGCTTCACCATTTGTGCACCGTTTCCTCGGCCAGGTGAACGTGCTGCGTGACGCCTCGGCCTGGGCACGCACCGGCCCGGTGCATGACAACGGCCGCCTCGCGTCGGATGGCTTAGTCTATGTGAGACCTCACGACATCGAGGTGCACCTCCACCATTCCGACGATCTCGGAGTGCCTGCGGTTCTGCGCTACGTGCACACGGCCGGACCTCGCGCCCTCCTGACGTTTGAAGTCGTTGCCACGGGAGAAATCATCGACGCGGATCTTTCGCGATCCGAGTTCATTTCGCTCGGGCTCAAGCCCGCCGACCTGGCGCGCCTCCGGTTGCGACCGACACAGACGTTCCACGACTACGCGATCTGA
- the cysW gene encoding sulfate ABC transporter permease subunit CysW, with protein sequence MASAISSLHGHSAQPAGTAPNATRDPAWVKWLLVTVALGFLLLFLVLPLVAVFAEALRRGFGAYFASLVDPDAASAIKLTLTTVAVAVPANLAFGIAASWAIAKFNFPGKSVLITLIDLPFAVSPVISGLIYVLLFGAQGWYGHYLSAENPWFPSLQQWLIEADIRIIFAVPGIILATTFVTFPFVARELIPLMQAQGSDEEMAAITLGASGWQTFWRVTLPNIKWGLFYGVILCNARAMGEFGAVSVVSGHIRGETNTIPLHVEILYNEYNFVAAFAVASLLAMLALVTLVLKSLVEWRHAQSLRTETLDRTPNVS encoded by the coding sequence ATGGCCTCAGCAATCTCCAGCCTCCATGGTCATTCAGCCCAACCCGCAGGCACCGCTCCCAACGCCACGCGCGATCCAGCGTGGGTGAAATGGCTTCTCGTCACGGTTGCCCTCGGTTTTCTCCTGCTTTTCCTGGTTCTTCCCCTTGTGGCGGTATTCGCCGAGGCACTACGCCGCGGATTCGGCGCCTACTTCGCGTCCCTGGTCGACCCCGATGCCGCCTCTGCCATCAAGCTCACGCTGACCACCGTTGCAGTCGCGGTGCCGGCAAATCTGGCCTTCGGCATCGCCGCTTCCTGGGCCATTGCCAAGTTCAACTTTCCTGGGAAGAGCGTGCTCATCACGCTAATCGACCTGCCATTCGCCGTGTCTCCCGTCATCTCCGGCCTCATCTACGTGCTGCTCTTCGGTGCGCAAGGCTGGTACGGGCATTACCTGTCCGCCGAGAACCCCTGGTTCCCTTCCCTTCAACAATGGCTGATTGAGGCTGACATCCGTATCATCTTCGCGGTACCGGGAATCATCCTGGCCACAACCTTTGTGACCTTCCCTTTTGTCGCACGTGAGCTGATTCCCCTCATGCAGGCCCAGGGGAGCGACGAGGAGATGGCCGCGATCACGCTTGGCGCCAGCGGTTGGCAGACGTTTTGGCGGGTCACGCTTCCCAACATCAAATGGGGACTTTTCTACGGAGTCATTCTCTGCAACGCCCGCGCCATGGGTGAATTCGGCGCGGTATCCGTGGTATCCGGTCACATCCGCGGCGAGACCAATACGATCCCGCTCCACGTCGAGATTCTCTACAACGAATACAACTTTGTCGCGGCTTTCGCAGTCGCGTCGCTCCTGGCCATGCTCGCGCTCGTCACCCTGGTTCTCAAGTCTCTTGTCGAGTGGCGTCATGCCCAGTCCCTGCGTACCGAAACCCTCGATCGTACACCCAACGTCTCATGA
- the cysT gene encoding sulfate ABC transporter permease subunit CysT, whose amino-acid sequence MRLSRPERSALPGLNLSLGFTLFYLGLIVLLPLSATFLKTFQMSWPEFLEAVASPRVLASYRISFFASLAAATVNCVFGLLVAWVLVRYSFPGRRIVDALVDLPFALPTAVAGIALAAIYSKNGWVGRYFDPASESRLFDPGVSLAFSEVGVFIALTFIGLPFVVRTVQPVLSELEPELEEASASLGANRWQTVTRVILPELFPALLTGFALSFARALGEYGSVVFISGNMPHRTEITPLLIITKLEQYDYRGATAIAVVMLVASFLLLLLINLLQKWSRRHHRI is encoded by the coding sequence ATGCGCCTTTCTCGACCCGAACGTTCCGCCCTCCCGGGCTTGAACCTGTCACTCGGGTTCACGCTGTTTTATCTCGGGCTCATCGTGCTGCTTCCCCTCTCCGCGACATTCCTCAAGACCTTCCAGATGTCGTGGCCCGAGTTCCTGGAGGCGGTCGCCTCCCCGCGGGTGCTCGCATCGTACCGCATCAGCTTCTTCGCCTCACTTGCGGCGGCGACGGTCAACTGTGTCTTCGGGCTGCTCGTGGCGTGGGTCCTTGTGCGCTACTCCTTTCCCGGCCGCCGCATCGTCGACGCACTCGTGGATCTTCCTTTCGCACTGCCCACCGCGGTCGCCGGCATCGCCCTCGCGGCGATCTACTCCAAGAACGGCTGGGTGGGGCGCTATTTCGACCCGGCGAGCGAGAGTCGACTCTTCGATCCTGGAGTTTCCCTCGCCTTTTCCGAGGTTGGCGTGTTCATCGCCCTCACGTTCATTGGCCTGCCCTTCGTCGTCCGTACGGTTCAACCCGTCTTGAGCGAATTGGAACCTGAGCTCGAGGAGGCCTCCGCCTCCCTCGGCGCCAACCGGTGGCAAACGGTCACGCGGGTGATCCTCCCGGAACTCTTCCCCGCCCTGCTCACCGGTTTTGCGCTCTCATTCGCCCGCGCCCTCGGTGAGTACGGTTCGGTCGTCTTCATATCCGGCAATATGCCGCATCGGACGGAAATCACGCCGCTCCTCATTATCACAAAGCTTGAGCAATACGACTATCGGGGAGCAACGGCAATCGCCGTCGTCATGCTCGTCGCCTCGTTCCTGCTCCTGCTCCTCATTAATCTGCTCCAGAAATGGAGTCGGCGCCACCACAGGATCTGA